The following are from one region of the Peromyscus leucopus breed LL Stock chromosome 18, UCI_PerLeu_2.1, whole genome shotgun sequence genome:
- the LOC114686922 gene encoding retinol dehydrogenase 16-like gives MWLYLVVLLGLWKLLRLFRERKVVSHLQDKHVFITGCDSGFGNLLARQLDRRGMRVLAACLTENGAEELRSKTSDRLETVILDVTKTESIVAATQWVKERVGNRGLWGLVNNAGISISWGPCEWLTKQDYAKVLDVNLLGMIDVTLNMLPLVRKARGRVVNVSSVMGRMSFSGGGPYPISKYGVEAFSDSLRRELSYFGVKVAIIEPGSFKTDITNSDRLSSNMKMMWDQASSEVKEIYGENFLASNLSMLKSLDQNCNEDLSLVTDCVEHALTSCHPRTRYSAGWDAKLFYLPVSYLPTFLVDAMVYWIFVKPDKAL, from the exons ATGTGGCTCTACCTGGTGGTTCTCCTGGGCCTGTGGAAACTCCTGCGCTTGTTCAGGGAGAGGAAGGTGGTGAGCCATCTCCAAGACAAGCATGTCTTCATCACGGGCTGTGACTCTGGCTTTGGGAACCTGCTGGCCAGACAGCTGGACAGGAGAGGCATGAGGGTACTGGCTGCATGTCTCACAGAAAAtggagctgaggagctgaggagcaAGACATCAGACAGGCTGGAGACGGTGATCCTCGATGTCACCAAGACAGAGAGTATTGTGGCAGCcactcagtgggtgaaggagcGTGTTGGGAACAGAG gactctggggccTGGTCAACAACGCTGGCATATCCATCTCCTGGGGTCCCTGTGAGTGGCTGACCAAGCAGGACTATGCAAAGGTACTGGATGTGAACCTGTTGGGCATGATCGACGTGACCCTGAACATGCTGCCCTTAGTGAGGAAGGCAAGGGGCCGTGTGGTCAACGTCTCCAGCGTCATGGGCAGAATGTCTTTCTCTGGTGGTGGTCCTTACCCCATCTCCAAGTATGGTGTTGAGGCCTTCTCGGACTCCCTCAG GAGGGAGCTCTCCTATTTTGGGGTGAAGGTGGCTATTATAGAGCCTGGTTCCTTCAAAACTGATATAACCAATAGTGACAGGTTATCATCAAATATGAAGATGATGTGGGACCAGGCCAGCTCAGAAGTCAAAGAGATCTATGGCGAGAACTTCCTGGCATCAA ATCTCTCAATGCTAAAGTCATTGGACCAAAATTGTAATGAGGACCTCTCCTTGGTGACGGACTGCGTGGAGCACGCGCTGACTTCCTGTCACCCTCGCACTCGATACTCAGCTGGTTGGGATGCCAAGCTCTTCTACCTCCCTGTGAGCTACCTGCCCACCTTTCTTGTGGATGCCATGGTCTACTGGATCTTCGTGAAGCCTGACAAAGCTCTGTGA
- the LOC114686929 gene encoding retinol dehydrogenase 7-like, translating into MWLYLAVLLGLWNLLRLFRERKVVSHLQDKYVFITGCDSGFGNLLARQLDRRGMRVLAACLTENGAEELRSKTSDRLETVILNVTKTESVVAATQWVKERVGNRGLWGLVNNAGIAVFAFNEWLNKEDFAKVLDVNLLGMIDVTLNMLPLVRKARGRVVNVSSIMGRLSLFGGGYSISKYGVEAFSDSLRRELSYFGVKVAIIEPGGFKTALSSNDRVSPALKMIFDQASSEVKEIYGEKFLSSYLPAVNSLMETCSEDLTLVTDCMEHALTSCHPRTRYSAGWDAKLVYLPMSYLPTFLSDAIVYLSSVKPAQAL; encoded by the exons ATGTGGCTCTACCTGGCGGTTCTCCTGGGCCTGTGGAACCTCCTGCGCTTGTTCAGGGAGAGGAAGGTGGTGAGCCATCTCCAAGACAAGTATGTCTTCATCACGGGCTGTGACTCGGGATTTGGGAACCTACTGGCCAGACAGCTGGACAGGAGAGGCATGAGGGTGCTGGCTGCATGTCTGACAGAAAAtggagctgaggagctgaggagcaAGACATCAGACAGGCTGGAGACGGTGATCCTCAATGTCACCAAGACAGAGAGTGTTGTGGCAGCcactcagtgggtgaaggagcGTGTTGGGAACAGAG gacTCTGGGGCCTGGTCAACAATGCTGGTATTGCTGTCTTTGCCTTCAATGAGTGGCTGAACAAAGAGGACTTTGCAAAGGTGCTGGATGTGAACCTGTTGGGCATGATCGACGTGACCCTGAACATGCTGCCCTTAGTGAGGAAGGCAAGAGGCCGTGTGGTCAATGTCTCCAGCATTATGGGTCGACTGTCTCTCTTTGGTGGTGGTTATAGCATCTCCAAGTATGGTGTAGAGGCCTTCTCGGACTCCCTCAG GAGGGAGCTCTCCTATTTTGGGGTGAAGGTGGCTATTATAGAGCCTGGAGGCTTCAAGACTGCTCTGTCCAGTAACGACAGGGTCTCACCAGCTCTCAAGATGATATTTGACCAGGCCAGCTCGGAAGTCAAAGAGATCTATGGGGAGAAGTTTTTGTCATCCT ACCTGCCAGCAGTGAACTCACTGATGGAGACGTGCTCAGAGGACCTTACTTTGGTGACGGACTGCATGGAACACGCGCTGACTTCCTGTCACCCTCGCACCCGGTACTCGGCTGGCTGGGATGCCAAGCTCGTCTATCTCCCCATGAGCTACCTGCCCACCTTCCTATCAGATGCCATAGTCTACTTGAGCTCTGTAAAACCTGCCCAGGCCCTGTGA